From Enhydrobacter sp., the proteins below share one genomic window:
- a CDS encoding helix-turn-helix domain-containing protein: protein MSNASSAAPSSPPDLFGPMLRTWRRRRGASQLALALQSGVSQRHVSFLESGRARPSREMVVQLTTALDVPLRQRNAMLLAAGFAPVYRESNLAAPELTPVRHAIERLLKQQEPYPAVVVDRLWNLLQANEAASAFTVFLFEGPPPAPPPGKGPNLLRWLLDPTALRAKIANWEEVARYLVSTTYAEILADGGEPKALAFIEEIMAYPDVPGSFRKLRFDDRPPPVLTMDYIVGGKTLSVFTTIATLGTPQDVTLQEVRIECFFPADDRSDALFKSLAAKG, encoded by the coding sequence ATGTCGAACGCATCTTCCGCCGCCCCCTCTTCGCCGCCCGACCTGTTCGGCCCGATGTTGCGCACCTGGCGCCGCCGCCGGGGCGCCAGCCAGCTCGCGCTCGCGCTGCAGTCGGGCGTGTCGCAACGTCACGTCAGCTTCCTCGAATCGGGCCGGGCGCGGCCGAGCCGCGAGATGGTGGTACAGCTCACCACCGCCCTCGACGTACCGCTGCGCCAGCGCAACGCCATGCTGCTGGCCGCGGGCTTCGCCCCGGTCTATCGCGAATCCAACCTGGCGGCGCCGGAACTCACGCCGGTCCGGCATGCCATCGAGCGCCTGCTGAAGCAGCAGGAGCCCTATCCCGCCGTCGTCGTCGACCGCCTGTGGAACCTGCTGCAGGCCAACGAAGCTGCCAGCGCCTTCACCGTATTCCTGTTCGAGGGACCGCCGCCGGCACCGCCACCCGGCAAGGGCCCGAACCTGCTGCGCTGGCTGCTCGATCCCACCGCGTTGCGTGCCAAGATCGCCAACTGGGAGGAGGTCGCGCGCTACCTCGTGTCGACGACCTATGCCGAGATCCTCGCCGACGGCGGCGAGCCCAAGGCACTGGCCTTCATCGAGGAGATCATGGCCTATCCGGACGTGCCGGGTTCGTTCCGGAAGCTGCGCTTCGACGACCGGCCGCCGCCGGTGCTGACCATGGACTACATCGTGGGCGGCAAGACGCTTTCGGTGTTCACCACCATCGCCACCCTGGGCACACCCCAGGACGTCACCCTGCAGGAAGTGCGCATCGAGTGCTTTTTTCCCGCCGACGATCGCAGCGACGCCCTGTTCAAGAGCCTCGCCGCCAAGGGTTGA
- a CDS encoding PaaI family thioesterase, with protein sequence MDKLQFLNDRKLPFAEVLGLRFVAASETGVKAEMVVRPELCTRPDILHGGAVMAFADTLGAAATVLNLPEGKGTTTIESKTNFVGPAPVGTTVIGETTPIHRGRRTQVWQTRITTVEGKLVAVVTQTQMVL encoded by the coding sequence ATGGACAAGCTTCAGTTCCTGAACGACCGCAAGCTGCCGTTCGCCGAGGTCCTGGGACTGAGGTTCGTCGCTGCGAGCGAGACGGGCGTGAAGGCCGAGATGGTCGTCAGGCCAGAGCTCTGCACGCGGCCCGACATCCTGCACGGTGGCGCGGTCATGGCCTTCGCCGATACGCTGGGCGCCGCCGCCACCGTGCTCAACTTGCCGGAAGGCAAGGGCACGACGACCATCGAGAGCAAGACCAACTTCGTCGGGCCCGCGCCCGTCGGCACGACCGTGATCGGCGAAACCACGCCGATCCATCGCGGCCGCCGCACCCAGGTCTGGCAGACGCGCATCACGACGGTCGAGGGCAAGTTGGTCGCGGTGGTGACGCAGACCCAGATGGTGCTTTAG
- the gyrB gene encoding DNA topoisomerase (ATP-hydrolyzing) subunit B, protein MSDNEPVSLNGDDYDADSIKVLRGLEAVRKRPGMYIGDTDDGTGLHHMVYEIVDNAIDEALAGYCDRVDVVLHGDGSVTVRDNGRGVPVDIHKEEGISAANVIFTQLHAGGKFDQNSYKVSGGLHGVGAAVVNALSEQLDLHIWRNGKEYFLRFRMGDAERDLELVGEAPEGKRGTEVTFLPSNRIFTRTEFDFATLEHRLRELAFLNSGVRIVLSDERGAEPKVSELFYEGGVEAFAKYLDRNKQVLHSPPVSIRGEKDGMSVEVALQWNDSYHETMLCFTNNIPQRDGGTHLAGFRGALTRTVNKYADESGISKKEKVNLTGDDMREGLTCVLSVKVPDPKFSSQTKDKLVSSEVRPVVESVVADKLGQWFEEHPGEARKILTKVVEAAAAREAARKARELTRRKGALDVSSLPGKLADCQERDPALSELFIVEGDSAGGSAKQGRNRANQAILPLRGKILNVERARFDKMLSSQEIGTLITALGTGIGADDFDLGKLRYHKIIIMTDADVDGSHIRTLLMTFFYRQMKALIDGGYLYIAQPPLFKAAKGKSSIYLKDERSLDDHLIDSGLEGASFRLGDGSVQAGADLRQTVDIARSVANLVKPLSLSRRVTSQAVIEQAAIAGAFKPDVLADAELARQAADYIARRLNAVSPALERGWAGEPTPDGGLAFVRRVRGVQERHVIDGPLIKSAEARRLDALADPLQAVYLKPGAFVVKDKETPIASPTALFAAVLDAGRKGVTIQRYKGLGEMNPDQLWETTLDPEARTLLQVKINHVDEADEIFSTLMGDVVEPRRDFIQDNALKVANLDV, encoded by the coding sequence ATGAGCGACAACGAACCTGTTTCCCTGAACGGCGACGACTACGACGCCGATTCGATCAAGGTGCTGCGCGGACTGGAGGCCGTGCGCAAGCGGCCGGGCATGTACATCGGCGACACCGACGACGGCACCGGCCTGCACCACATGGTCTACGAGATCGTCGACAACGCCATCGACGAGGCCCTCGCCGGCTACTGCGACCGCGTCGACGTCGTGCTGCACGGCGACGGCTCGGTGACGGTCCGCGACAACGGCCGCGGCGTGCCGGTCGACATCCACAAGGAAGAGGGCATATCGGCGGCCAACGTCATCTTCACGCAGCTGCACGCCGGCGGAAAGTTCGACCAGAACTCGTACAAGGTCTCGGGCGGCCTGCATGGAGTCGGCGCCGCCGTCGTCAATGCGCTTTCGGAGCAGCTCGACCTGCACATCTGGCGCAACGGCAAGGAATATTTCCTGCGCTTCCGCATGGGCGATGCCGAGAGGGATCTCGAGCTGGTCGGCGAGGCGCCCGAGGGAAAGCGCGGCACCGAGGTGACCTTCCTGCCGTCCAACAGGATATTCACCAGGACCGAATTCGACTTCGCCACGCTGGAGCATCGGCTGCGCGAGCTCGCCTTCCTGAACTCGGGCGTGCGCATCGTGCTCAGCGACGAGCGCGGCGCCGAGCCCAAGGTCTCCGAACTGTTCTACGAGGGCGGCGTCGAGGCCTTCGCCAAGTACCTCGACCGCAACAAGCAGGTGCTGCACAGCCCGCCGGTGTCGATCCGGGGCGAGAAGGACGGCATGTCGGTGGAGGTCGCGCTGCAGTGGAACGACAGCTATCACGAGACGATGCTGTGCTTCACCAACAACATCCCGCAGCGCGACGGCGGCACGCATCTCGCGGGCTTTCGCGGCGCGCTGACCCGCACCGTCAACAAGTACGCCGACGAATCGGGCATCTCCAAGAAGGAGAAGGTGAACCTGACCGGCGACGACATGCGCGAGGGCCTGACCTGCGTGCTGTCGGTCAAGGTGCCCGATCCGAAGTTCTCGTCGCAGACCAAGGACAAGCTCGTCTCGTCCGAAGTCCGTCCGGTCGTCGAGTCGGTGGTCGCCGACAAGCTCGGACAGTGGTTCGAGGAGCATCCCGGCGAGGCCAGGAAGATCCTGACCAAGGTGGTCGAGGCCGCCGCCGCGCGCGAGGCCGCACGCAAGGCGCGCGAGCTCACGCGGCGCAAGGGCGCGCTCGACGTCAGTTCGCTGCCCGGCAAGCTCGCCGACTGCCAGGAGCGCGATCCGGCACTTTCCGAACTGTTCATCGTCGAGGGCGATTCGGCCGGCGGCTCGGCCAAGCAGGGCCGCAACCGCGCCAACCAGGCGATCCTGCCGCTGCGCGGCAAGATCCTGAACGTCGAGCGCGCGCGCTTCGACAAGATGCTGAGCTCGCAGGAGATCGGCACGCTGATCACAGCGCTCGGCACCGGCATCGGTGCCGACGATTTCGACCTCGGCAAGCTGCGCTACCACAAGATCATCATCATGACCGACGCCGACGTCGACGGCTCGCACATCCGCACGCTCCTGATGACGTTCTTCTATCGCCAGATGAAGGCGCTGATCGACGGAGGCTATCTCTACATCGCCCAGCCGCCGCTCTTCAAAGCGGCCAAGGGCAAGTCGTCGATCTACCTCAAGGACGAGCGCTCGCTAGACGACCACCTGATCGACAGCGGCCTGGAGGGCGCCTCGTTCCGTCTCGGCGACGGCTCGGTGCAGGCCGGCGCCGACCTGCGGCAGACCGTCGACATCGCCCGCTCGGTGGCCAACCTCGTGAAGCCGCTGTCGCTGTCGCGCCGCGTCACCAGCCAGGCCGTGATCGAGCAGGCGGCGATCGCCGGCGCCTTCAAGCCCGACGTGCTGGCCGACGCCGAGCTGGCCCGCCAGGCCGCCGACTACATCGCCCGCCGCCTCAACGCCGTGAGCCCCGCGCTGGAGCGCGGCTGGGCCGGCGAGCCGACCCCGGATGGCGGCCTCGCCTTCGTCCGCCGCGTGCGCGGCGTGCAGGAACGCCACGTCATCGACGGACCGCTGATCAAGAGCGCCGAGGCGCGCCGCCTCGACGCCCTCGCCGATCCGCTGCAGGCGGTCTACCTGAAGCCCGGCGCGTTCGTCGTGAAGGACAAGGAGACGCCGATCGCCTCGCCGACCGCGCTGTTCGCCGCCGTGCTCGACGCCGGCCGCAAGGGCGTCACCATCCAGCGTTACAAGGGTCTGGGCGAGATGAATCCCGATCAGCTCTGGGAGACGACGCTCGACCCCGAGGCGCGCACCCTCCTGCAGGTCAAGATCAACCACGTCGACGAGGCCGACGAGATCTTCTCGACGCTGATGGGCGACGTCGTCGAACCGCGCCGCGACTTCATCCAGGACAACGCCCTCAAGGTGGCCAATCTGGATGTCTAG
- the recF gene encoding DNA replication/repair protein RecF, with protein sequence MIGSATSAPTYPSDAVTGAAPASLAVRQLRLTDFRNYRQLRLECGAAPVVLVGPNGAGKTNLLEALSFLSPGRGLRRARLDEVGHREPSRPLPGSAWAVAATLDTPEGRLAVGTGLEAGKGEGGLPRRIVRIDGRTAPSQTALGQHVACVWLTPQIDRLFLDGPGERRRFLDRLVTALHPEHAGNVAAYDNALRQRARLLADGRQGGQRDPHWFSVLEDTMARHGIALAAARADTVHRLDAAARLGVGPFPRASLAMSGEVDGWVADMAALDAEDLMRGQLAAHRARDAEAGTTSLGPHRSDLCVRHLDLDLPAAEGSTGQQKALLVSIALAHVRLVALSRGRPPLLLLDEIAAHLDAERRHALFDEVVALGVQSWMTGTDAQLFEPLAGRAQILRVADGRVAAH encoded by the coding sequence ATGATTGGCTCGGCGACCAGCGCACCAACCTACCCTTCCGACGCCGTGACCGGTGCAGCGCCGGCGAGCCTCGCCGTGCGCCAGCTGCGGCTGACCGACTTTCGCAACTACCGCCAGCTCCGCCTCGAGTGCGGGGCGGCGCCTGTCGTCCTGGTGGGTCCCAACGGCGCCGGCAAGACCAATCTCCTCGAGGCCCTCTCCTTCCTGTCGCCCGGCCGCGGCCTGCGCCGCGCCCGGCTGGACGAGGTCGGCCACCGCGAGCCGTCGCGGCCACTACCCGGTTCGGCCTGGGCGGTCGCCGCGACGCTCGACACGCCGGAGGGCCGACTCGCGGTCGGAACGGGTCTCGAAGCCGGCAAGGGCGAGGGCGGGCTGCCGCGCCGCATCGTGCGCATCGACGGCCGCACGGCGCCCAGCCAGACGGCGCTCGGCCAGCACGTCGCCTGCGTATGGCTCACGCCACAGATCGACCGGCTGTTCCTGGACGGGCCCGGCGAGCGACGGCGCTTCCTCGACAGGCTGGTGACGGCGCTCCATCCCGAGCATGCCGGCAACGTCGCCGCCTACGACAACGCGCTCCGCCAACGCGCCCGGCTGCTGGCAGATGGGCGCCAGGGCGGCCAGCGAGATCCGCACTGGTTCAGCGTCCTTGAGGATACGATGGCGCGGCATGGCATCGCCCTGGCGGCGGCCCGCGCCGATACCGTGCATCGCCTCGATGCCGCCGCCCGTCTCGGCGTCGGGCCCTTTCCGCGCGCCTCGCTGGCCATGTCGGGAGAGGTCGACGGCTGGGTGGCCGACATGGCGGCGCTCGATGCCGAGGATCTGATGCGCGGCCAGCTGGCCGCCCACCGGGCGCGCGACGCGGAGGCGGGCACGACGTCGCTCGGGCCCCATCGCAGCGATCTCTGCGTCCGCCACCTCGATCTCGACCTGCCCGCGGCCGAGGGCTCGACGGGGCAGCAGAAGGCGCTGCTGGTGTCGATCGCTCTCGCCCATGTCCGGCTGGTCGCGCTGTCGCGGGGCCGCCCGCCGCTGCTGCTGCTGGACGAGATCGCGGCCCATCTGGACGCCGAACGGCGCCACGCGCTGTTCGACGAGGTCGTTGCGCTCGGCGTGCAGAGCTGGATGACCGGAACGGACGCACAACTCTTCGAGCCGCTCGCCGGCCGCGCGCAGATCCTGCGCGTCGCGGATGGCCGGGTCGCGGCGCATTGA
- a CDS encoding DNA polymerase III subunit beta — MKLTIERAALLKALAHVQSVVERRNTIPILSNVLISAQKGRLSLAATDMDLAITESVEASAAKTGATTAPAHTLYEIVRKLPDGAQVELEAASDGGSLVIRAGRSRFTLQCLPPADFPAMNEGDLPHRFQLPATDLKGIIDRTRFAISNEETRYYLNGIYFHAANAGGTPVLRGVATDGHRLARVEVPLPKGATDIPGVIVPRKTVGEVRKLLDESDGSVEIELSDTRIRFASGNVTLVSKLIDGTFPDYERVIPTGNDKVLNVPCKEFAHAVDRVSTISTEKSRAIKLAVAKGVVTLSATSPDAGSATEEIEVEYKAAALEIGFNSRYLLDITEQIAGAEARFLMADAGSPTLVRDGADESALYVLMPMRV, encoded by the coding sequence ATGAAACTGACGATCGAACGGGCAGCCCTCCTGAAGGCTTTGGCCCATGTCCAGAGTGTCGTCGAACGCCGGAACACCATCCCGATCCTGTCCAACGTCCTGATCTCCGCCCAGAAGGGGCGGCTCAGCCTCGCGGCCACCGACATGGATCTCGCCATCACCGAATCGGTCGAGGCGAGCGCGGCGAAGACGGGCGCCACGACGGCGCCGGCCCACACGCTCTACGAGATCGTGCGCAAGCTGCCGGACGGGGCGCAGGTCGAACTCGAGGCGGCGAGCGACGGCGGCAGCCTGGTGATCCGCGCCGGCCGGTCGCGCTTCACCCTGCAATGCCTGCCGCCGGCCGATTTTCCGGCGATGAACGAGGGCGACCTGCCGCATCGCTTCCAGCTGCCGGCGACCGATCTAAAGGGCATCATCGACCGCACCCGCTTCGCCATCTCCAACGAGGAGACGCGCTATTACCTGAACGGCATCTATTTCCACGCAGCCAACGCCGGCGGCACGCCCGTCCTGCGCGGGGTGGCGACCGACGGCCACCGCCTGGCCAGGGTCGAGGTGCCGCTGCCCAAGGGCGCCACCGACATTCCCGGCGTGATCGTGCCGCGCAAGACCGTGGGCGAGGTGCGCAAGCTTCTCGACGAGAGCGACGGCTCGGTCGAGATCGAGCTTTCCGACACCCGCATCCGCTTCGCTTCCGGCAACGTCACCTTGGTCAGCAAACTGATCGACGGCACCTTCCCGGACTATGAGAGGGTCATCCCGACCGGCAACGACAAGGTCCTGAACGTGCCGTGCAAGGAGTTCGCCCACGCCGTCGATCGCGTCTCGACCATCTCGACCGAGAAATCCCGCGCCATCAAGCTCGCCGTCGCCAAGGGCGTGGTGACGCTGTCGGCGACCAGCCCCGACGCGGGCAGCGCCACCGAGGAGATCGAGGTCGAGTACAAGGCGGCCGCGCTCGAGATCGGCTTCAACTCGCGCTATCTGCTCGACATCACCGAGCAGATAGCGGGCGCCGAGGCGCGCTTCCTGATGGCCGACGCCGGATCGCCCACCCTGGTGCGCGACGGCGCCGACGAGAGCGCGCTCTACGTGCTCATGCCGATGCGGGTATGA
- the dnaA gene encoding chromosomal replication initiator protein DnaA, whose product MEEGRKELETHWVRVCDRLRKEIGDKAFKTWFGEVELGELKSGRLRLYAPTRFVRDWVGRHYGDRVLAYWQAVAPDVTHVEVNLVPPPTPRRPHDIIAVPPLPAPQSYQPPMPRLGPSIGRGVDEIFQNPEARYTFANFVVGKPNEFAYAAARNIAEQDRPLPERNPLYIFGGVGLGKTHLMHAVWHAIRERDPKTRVLYLTAENFVNRFITALRTKNTGQFKEMFRNVDVLMVDDVQFICGKEASQEEFFFTFNSLVEQNKQIVLSSEKPPSELQDIEERMRSRLGSGLVADIHSSTYELRLSILQIKAENARVPVPMAVLEFLAHKINTNIRELEGALNRVVAHGQLIGREITVEMAQDVLHDLLRQADRKVTVDEIQQRVAAHYNIKLAEMSSPRRARSVARPRQVAMYLAKQLTTLSLPQIGKRFGNRDHTTVMHAVRKIEELKVSDLSIAEDVEMLKRQLQG is encoded by the coding sequence ATGGAAGAAGGCCGGAAGGAGTTGGAAACGCACTGGGTGCGCGTCTGCGACCGGCTTCGCAAGGAGATTGGCGACAAGGCCTTCAAGACATGGTTCGGCGAGGTCGAGCTGGGCGAGCTCAAGTCCGGCCGCCTGCGTCTCTATGCACCGACCCGTTTCGTGCGCGACTGGGTGGGCCGTCACTACGGTGACCGCGTGCTCGCCTATTGGCAGGCCGTCGCGCCCGACGTGACCCATGTCGAGGTCAACCTGGTTCCGCCGCCGACGCCGCGCCGGCCGCACGACATCATCGCGGTGCCGCCGCTGCCCGCGCCGCAGAGCTATCAGCCGCCGATGCCCCGCCTCGGCCCGTCGATCGGCCGCGGCGTCGACGAAATCTTCCAGAACCCGGAAGCGCGCTACACCTTCGCCAACTTCGTGGTCGGCAAGCCGAACGAGTTCGCCTATGCGGCGGCGCGCAACATCGCCGAGCAGGACCGCCCCCTGCCGGAGCGCAATCCGCTCTACATCTTCGGTGGCGTCGGCCTCGGCAAGACGCACCTGATGCACGCGGTTTGGCACGCCATCCGCGAGCGCGACCCCAAGACCCGCGTCCTGTACCTGACGGCCGAAAACTTCGTGAACCGCTTCATCACGGCGCTGCGCACCAAGAACACCGGCCAGTTCAAGGAGATGTTCCGCAACGTCGACGTGCTGATGGTCGACGACGTGCAGTTCATCTGCGGCAAGGAGGCGAGCCAGGAAGAGTTCTTCTTCACCTTCAATTCGCTGGTCGAGCAGAACAAGCAGATCGTGCTGTCCTCGGAGAAGCCGCCCAGCGAGCTGCAGGACATCGAAGAGCGCATGCGCTCGCGGCTGGGCAGCGGGTTGGTGGCCGACATTCATTCGTCGACCTACGAACTCCGCCTCTCGATCCTGCAGATCAAGGCGGAGAATGCGCGCGTGCCGGTCCCAATGGCGGTGCTCGAGTTCCTCGCCCACAAGATCAACACCAACATCCGCGAGCTCGAGGGCGCGCTCAATCGGGTGGTGGCGCACGGCCAGCTGATCGGTCGCGAGATCACGGTCGAGATGGCGCAGGACGTGCTGCACGACCTGCTGCGCCAGGCCGACCGCAAGGTCACGGTCGACGAGATCCAGCAGCGTGTCGCTGCGCACTACAACATCAAGCTCGCGGAGATGAGCTCGCCCAGGCGCGCACGCTCCGTCGCGCGGCCGCGCCAGGTGGCGATGTACCTCGCCAAGCAGCTGACCACGCTCAGCCTGCCGCAGATCGGCAAGCGCTTCGGCAATCGCGATCACACCACGGTCATGCACGCGGTGCGCAAGATCGAGGAGCTGAAAGTGTCGGATCTCTCGATTGCGGAAGACGTCGAGATGCTCAAGCGACAGTTGCAAGGATAG
- a CDS encoding rhodanese-like domain-containing protein — MARDNRSAGTYEVSPAAGYTGDVAPATAWKILQDDAKAVLIDVRTRAEWNYVGLPDLAALGKKPALVEWQVFPSMQPNAEFVAALAGAVADKDAPLLFICRSGARSAAAAKAMTAAGYSSCFNVADGFEGPLDAQARRGATAGWKAAGLPWRQT; from the coding sequence ATGGCGAGAGACAACAGGAGTGCCGGCACGTACGAAGTGTCCCCCGCCGCCGGCTACACCGGTGACGTGGCGCCCGCGACGGCCTGGAAGATCCTGCAGGACGACGCCAAGGCCGTGCTGATCGACGTGCGCACACGCGCTGAATGGAACTATGTCGGCCTGCCCGACCTCGCCGCGCTCGGCAAGAAGCCGGCGCTGGTCGAATGGCAGGTCTTCCCGAGCATGCAGCCCAACGCCGAGTTCGTTGCCGCCCTCGCGGGGGCGGTCGCGGACAAGGATGCGCCGTTGCTGTTCATCTGCAGGAGTGGAGCCCGATCGGCCGCGGCGGCGAAAGCCATGACCGCGGCCGGCTACAGTAGTTGTTTCAACGTAGCGGACGGTTTCGAGGGTCCGCTCGACGCGCAGGCGAGACGCGGCGCGACGGCGGGCTGGAAGGCGGCAGGGCTTCCCTGGAGACAGACGTGA
- the rpsT gene encoding 30S ribosomal protein S20, with translation MANHKSAEKRARQTERRTAVNAARRSRVRGSVKKVEEAISAGDKKAAQAALRAAQPEIQRGAGKRVVAPNAAARQVSRLNARIKAMA, from the coding sequence ATGGCGAATCACAAGTCGGCCGAGAAGCGGGCCCGTCAAACCGAGCGTCGCACCGCCGTCAACGCGGCACGGCGAAGCCGAGTCCGCGGCTCGGTCAAGAAGGTCGAGGAGGCGATCTCCGCGGGCGACAAGAAGGCGGCGCAGGCCGCCCTGCGCGCGGCGCAGCCCGAGATCCAGCGTGGCGCCGGCAAGCGCGTCGTTGCACCCAACGCCGCGGCACGACAAGTCTCGCGACTGAACGCGCGCATCAAGGCGATGGCGTGA
- a CDS encoding enoyl-CoA hydratase — protein sequence MAYENIQTETKGRVGIIRLNRPKALNALCADLVRELGQALDGFEADPGIGCMVLTGSDKAFAAGADIKEMKEKSYQDVFLQDFITVGWEKVSQVRKPIVAAVAGYALGGGCEMAMMCDFIVAADNARFGQPEITLGTIPGAGGTQRLPRFVGKSKAMDLVLTGRMMDAAEAERCGLVSRVVPLAQLMDEAVAAAEKIASMSLPATMVAKEAVNRAFETTLAEGVRFERRTFHATFAFDDRQEGMSAFADKRKAAWKHR from the coding sequence GTGGCCTACGAGAACATCCAGACCGAAACAAAGGGGCGGGTCGGCATCATCCGCCTCAACCGGCCGAAGGCCCTGAACGCACTGTGTGCCGACCTCGTGCGCGAGCTCGGCCAGGCGCTCGACGGCTTCGAGGCCGATCCCGGCATCGGTTGCATGGTGCTCACCGGCAGCGACAAGGCCTTCGCCGCCGGCGCCGACATCAAGGAGATGAAGGAGAAATCCTACCAGGACGTCTTCCTGCAGGACTTCATCACGGTCGGCTGGGAGAAAGTGAGCCAGGTTCGCAAGCCGATCGTGGCGGCGGTGGCGGGCTACGCGCTGGGTGGCGGCTGCGAGATGGCGATGATGTGTGATTTCATCGTCGCTGCGGACAACGCCCGGTTCGGCCAGCCGGAGATCACGCTCGGCACGATCCCCGGAGCGGGCGGCACGCAGCGCCTGCCGCGCTTCGTCGGCAAGTCCAAGGCGATGGATCTGGTGCTGACGGGCCGCATGATGGATGCAGCGGAAGCCGAGCGTTGCGGCCTGGTGAGCCGCGTGGTTCCGCTGGCGCAGCTCATGGACGAGGCCGTCGCCGCCGCCGAGAAGATCGCGTCGATGTCGTTGCCCGCCACCATGGTGGCGAAGGAAGCGGTGAACCGCGCGTTCGAGACCACGCTGGCCGAAGGCGTGCGCTTCGAACGGCGCACCTTCCATGCCACCTTCGCCTTCGACGACCGCCAGGAAGGCATGAGCGCCTTTGCCGACAAGCGCAAGGCGGCCTGGAAACACCGTTGA
- the mutM gene encoding bifunctional DNA-formamidopyrimidine glycosylase/DNA-(apurinic or apyrimidinic site) lyase — MPELPEVETVRRGLLPRLVGHRIARLVQRRRDLRVPLPARFAARVEGRTVRAIDRRAKYLLIRLDDDHTLIAHLGMSGRMVLHDAASASEHPYGRHDHVVIETDEGWQIRFNDARRFGLMLLVADEKLAGHKLFKGLGPEPLDDGFTGAALAARLKGRRTPIKAALLDQKTLVGIGNIYACEALFLAGLSPRRSAHTVQGDRAGRLVAAIKQVLLRSIADGGSTLRDHVQPDGELGYFQTRFNVYDREGATCPTRACGHTVRRLVQSGRSTFYCAHCQR, encoded by the coding sequence ATGCCCGAGCTTCCCGAAGTCGAAACGGTCCGCCGCGGACTGCTTCCCAGGCTGGTCGGGCATCGCATCGCGCGGCTGGTGCAGCGGCGCCGCGATCTGCGCGTGCCGCTGCCGGCACGCTTTGCCGCGCGCGTCGAGGGACGCACCGTTCGGGCGATCGACCGGCGCGCCAAGTATCTTCTCATCCGGCTCGACGACGACCATACCCTGATCGCCCATCTCGGCATGTCGGGGCGGATGGTGCTGCACGACGCCGCCAGCGCCAGCGAACATCCCTATGGCCGACACGACCATGTGGTCATCGAGACGGACGAAGGCTGGCAGATCCGCTTCAACGATGCGCGCCGCTTCGGCCTGATGCTGTTGGTGGCGGATGAGAAGCTGGCCGGCCACAAGCTGTTCAAGGGTCTGGGGCCCGAGCCGCTGGACGACGGCTTCACCGGTGCGGCGCTCGCCGCCCGGCTGAAGGGCCGCAGGACGCCGATCAAGGCCGCGCTGCTCGACCAGAAGACCCTGGTGGGCATCGGCAACATATATGCGTGCGAGGCGCTGTTCCTCGCCGGCCTGTCGCCGCGTCGCTCCGCCCACACCGTGCAGGGCGACCGCGCCGGGCGTCTCGTTGCCGCCATCAAGCAGGTGCTGCTGCGGTCCATCGCCGACGGCGGCTCGACCCTGCGAGACCATGTGCAGCCCGACGGCGAGCTGGGCTATTTTCAGACCCGCTTCAATGTCTACGACCGCGAAGGAGCGACCTGCCCGACGCGGGCCTGCGGACATACGGTGCGCCGGCTCGTCCAGTCCGGCCGCTCGACATTCTATTGCGCGCACTGTCAGCGCTAG
- a CDS encoding YggS family pyridoxal phosphate-dependent enzyme gives MSEGAERLAIDGAERLAEVRRRIAEAATAAGREPAAVTLVAVSKTHGAERVRELLAAGQRVFGENRVQEAEEKFPSLKAECPDLELHLIGPLQTNKARDAVALFDVIQSVDREKLAATLAKEMERAGRRPRCFIQVNTGEEPQKAGILPADVDAFVASCRDTHKLDVVGLMCIPPVDEAPALHFGLLGKMAARNGLRQLSMGMSADYETAVRLGATHVRVGSALFGARH, from the coding sequence ATGAGCGAGGGCGCAGAGCGCTTGGCAATTGACGGCGCAGAGCGCCTGGCCGAGGTCCGCCGGCGCATCGCCGAGGCGGCGACGGCGGCGGGACGCGAGCCGGCGGCCGTCACCCTGGTGGCGGTCTCCAAGACGCATGGCGCCGAGCGCGTGCGCGAGCTGCTGGCGGCCGGCCAGCGCGTGTTCGGCGAGAACCGCGTGCAGGAGGCGGAGGAGAAGTTCCCGTCCCTCAAGGCCGAATGCCCCGACCTCGAGCTGCACCTGATCGGCCCGCTGCAGACCAACAAGGCGCGCGATGCGGTGGCCCTGTTCGACGTCATTCAATCCGTCGATCGCGAGAAGCTCGCCGCGACCCTCGCGAAGGAGATGGAGCGCGCCGGCCGGCGGCCGCGCTGCTTCATCCAGGTCAACACCGGCGAGGAACCGCAGAAGGCCGGAATCCTTCCCGCCGATGTCGATGCGTTCGTCGCCTCCTGCCGCGACACCCACAAGCTCGACGTCGTTGGCTTGATGTGCATTCCGCCGGTCGACGAGGCGCCGGCGCTGCATTTCGGTCTGCTCGGCAAGATGGCGGCGCGCAACGGACTGCGCCAGCTCAGCATGGGCATGAGCGCCGACTACGAAACGGCGGTGCGCCTCGGCGCCACCCACGTCCGCGTCGGCAGCGCCCTCTTCGGAGCCCGTCACTAG